The DNA sequence TAGCATAACTATTAAGTTGAGTATTTATAGTGAAGCAGAAAGTGTTTTTAATGAATCCTACTTAACATTTTTAGAACAAGCAGATAAATCAGAGCGTATAAGTTTATTTTATCAGCTTGCTTCAAGTGAAATAGATGCAATAAGCTCTTTGCAAAGTGAGAAAATAGATATTTTAGTTAAAATAGATCAAAACGAGCAGGTCACTTTATTGCAGGGTAAAGACAGAGCGCAGCAAGCAGCGGTAATAAGAGGGATAACGCAAGGGTTTATCCAAAACACAGCACTTCAGAAAATAGCTTTAACCAAGGATTTAAAAATGCCTGAGCAACTATATAAGAATGAACAGTTATATAACATTACAAGGCTTGTAAAACCTGATAAAAATTATTATATACTCTCAATTGCGGCTACTATGATTGTTTTTACGGTGCTTATAGCTGGCAGCTATGGAAGTACAGGGGTACATTATATTCATAAAGAAGTAGGCAAAAGAGTACAGAGTGCACCAATATCTAAAAATACTATTTACTTGGGGGAATATATTGCAAGTGTTATTTTGACTTTTAGTCAGGGGTGTATCATTGCAGCAGTAGTGGATGCTTATTTTATGATTGGGTTTAAAAACAATCCGTTACAGATGATAGTTATAATAATTTTAATAAGTATGATGTCAGTGGCCTTGGGTGTTTGTATAGGTGCGCTTACCCAATGTGAGAAGACATCAGAGGGGATAGTATCAGCAACAACGATACTCCTATGTTTTACATCAGGTGGATTTAATCCCAACATGGATATAGGGAAAATTACTGCATTTTCACCAGTTACGGTTATTAATAAAGCCATCATAGATATCTGCCTAAATTATAGAGTGGAAGACTTTAATCAAACACTGCTTGTGATACTTAGTTTTACTTTGATCTGTTTAGTGATGTCGTATATTCGCATAAACATTAAAGTAAAGGGGGCAAAGTAGCATGAGAAATATATATAACATAGCTAAACATAGTGTAAGAATGTTCTTTAATAATCAGTTTTCTATTTTGCTTCTCGTTGCACCTATATTTGTAACGGTATTGTTGGTAATGATGCTTAGTGGCAACAAATTCTCGTCCGGGGCGCAGATAGGCGTTGTCAGATCCGAAAAGACAGTTGGTGTGCAGGTATTCTTAGAAGAGATGGGAAAGGAGTTAAACATAACTTATTTAGACGAAAAAACAGCTAGGGCATATCTAGAGCAAAAAAAGATAAATGGCATTTTAATTATTAGAACGGATAATCTCTTAAGAGACCTTATGGAAGGTAAAAAGAATTTAGAAGTTATAGGGGTAGGTGATGATCCCGTAATAGAGTTTATAGTGGCACAGCTCGAGCGAGCACTAAGTAGCACTTATACATTTGCTAAGTTAAGCAGCG is a window from the Cellulosilyticum sp. I15G10I2 genome containing:
- a CDS encoding ABC transporter permease, with translation MKLNYIIMNSLKRKLKDYKSLGFMIIFPIVLTFIFITVFGNIDNGFKAEDSITIKLSIYSEAESVFNESYLTFLEQADKSERISLFYQLASSEIDAISSLQSEKIDILVKIDQNEQVTLLQGKDRAQQAAVIRGITQGFIQNTALQKIALTKDLKMPEQLYKNEQLYNITRLVKPDKNYYILSIAATMIVFTVLIAGSYGSTGVHYIHKEVGKRVQSAPISKNTIYLGEYIASVILTFSQGCIIAAVVDAYFMIGFKNNPLQMIVIIILISMMSVALGVCIGALTQCEKTSEGIVSATTILLCFTSGGFNPNMDIGKITAFSPVTVINKAIIDICLNYRVEDFNQTLLVILSFTLICLVMSYIRINIKVKGAK